The region GTCGCTTAattcccccgccccctgcccccacgtGGATAGAAACAGTCTGTGGACGGTGAGTGGAATTTGGAGCACTTCTTGTTGGGCACCTTTGTGGCAATGGCGGGAGCTCACAAGGGGCCTCTTTGCCTGTTCTGCCTTCCCCAGGCAGGTCTGTGGGACCTGATTCCACCACCTTACTGTCCCGTTGCCCCTGCAGGCCAGGTGGACACCCTGCTCAGGAACTTCCTGCCCTGCTACCGCGGGCAGCTGGGAGCCTCTGTCCTGCGACAGATCTCCAGTGAGCTGGAGCCCCGGGAGCCAGCCGGATGCCAGCTGATGCGCAGTAAAGTGGGTGCCGCAAAGGGAGGGGGGCTGAGTGAGGGAAGcagtggcgggggagggggagggggcgggcttTGGTTCAGCTGGGGGCCTCCTTCCACCTTGACCCTAGGGGGCGCCAAGACCTGAGAAGActgtttaaaaattcattctttgaacAAACATTCCCTGGGCATCTACTGCAGACCATGCCCTAGGCTAGATACGGCGGGGGGTGGCACAGCAGTGGCGGTTGAAGACCCTGCTCTGCACCCCCCTCCAGGCTCACAGTCTGTTGGTGGGAGAAACGAGCAAGCAAGTTAACAGGTCATGATGCAGGATGACTTCTGATAGGTGCTATGAAGAGAAGATGAAAGGCAGTGTTGGGGGGCAAGGGGTTGGGGTGCATGGAGGGCCCCTCTGAGCTGCGATGTAGAGAATGAGAAGGAACCAGATCTGGAAGCCAGAGTAGGAAGGGAATTCTAGGCAGAGGGGACAACCCGTGCAAAAGCATGCCCACTGGACCCTCAAACCTTTGCACATGTGGGGCCCCCTGCCTGGTGCTCTCCTCCTGTTCTTCCTCATGCTCCAGCCACGCttcttccaagaagccttcctcGATCACCACAGCCCCTTCCTGGTTTGGGTGCCTCCTCTGGGGTCCCCACCCCGCTGCTTTTCCAGGGAAGCCGTGGGTCACACATCTGCCTCCCTCACTTGTCTGCCCTGtgagggcaggggccaggcccgcccacctccccctcccccatatcCCTTGTGCCCATGTGGTGTCTGCACAGAGTAGGAGCTCAAGTAGAGTTTATCGATGGAACTTAAGAGTGTGGAGCTGCCTGGCTCAGCTCCAGATGTCTCCTGAGCCAACAAATGGCTCCACGTGCCCCGTACGACTCCCCCAGTCCTCACCAGCCTGCGAAATGAGTCTTCaaccagtgaggaaactgaggcacagagaggtgaggtgACCTGCCTGAGGGTCACCCTGCCAGGAAGAGGCAAGGCATGATTTGGACCTGGATTGGCACCATGCTGGTTACTGACCCTGGGTCCCTGCCCCAGTCAAGGGCTCTGAGTTTTTCCGTCTTTCTCAGATGCCTCTTTTCCCAGTTGTGCCTGCCCTGGGCTGGAGGCTTCCCCAGTCCTGTGGACACAGAGCCTTCTCTCACCTGGGGCTCTCCCTGTCGTGCTTGGGGCATCACAGGACCCCAGGTGTCGCCCCACCTGCACCTTTTGCCACCTGTACGTTCTGGCCACCTGGGCCTGGGCACGGTTGACATTGGGATTTGAGCAGGGTGGGGGATTTCCCCTTGCTTCAGtttgaacattttataatatacttactttatatatcatttctataacaatttttttaaggattttattttattttttaagtttttaaaattttttatctgtttatttgagagagagacagagacagagatagcaagagagggacgAGAGAGAAAGCGAGACAACATGTGGGaagaagcaggcgccccgctgagcagggagcccgacgtggggctcgatcccaggaccctgggatcatgacctgagccgaaggcagatgcttaaccgactgagccacccaggcgcccctctataacaatattttaacaatattattatgaaaaatctCAGGCCTCGGAGAAAGTTTGGAGAATCATTCAACAAACACCCGAGTTTCTACTGCCCCATCAAAGAATGAAAACATCACAAATACAGTTAATTTTTTCATCGAATACTTATCGAGCACCATCTGTGCACTGGGCCTTGCTCTGGGACCCAGTGatgaaaaaaatgcacacaatTCAGGTGGCCAGGTAGTGGGAAGAGCAACAAAGATAATAAGGTGATGTCCCACCCTGCCCAAGGGAGGGGTCTGTGGACAGAGGACTGGCTGTTTCACATGAAGGCGAACTACACCTGCTCCATGACCCACGAATCCCTCTTGTATTAGTTAGCTAACACCGCGTAACAACACATCACACCGTCAGTGGCTGGAGACAACCCACGTGTATTACCTTACAGTagctgtgggtcaggaatctagACACAGCCTCCCgagttctttcttttggggtctcTCACAGACTGCAATCAAGATGTtggccagggctggggtctcCTCTGAGGCTCAAGTGGGGAACATGTTGTCTGCTTCCAAGTGGGGACTGTGGGGGGATTCGATCAGTTTGTATTTGGAAGTGTCACAAACAAGTGCATGCTCTCAGCATGTGAGAGAGAATAGTGGTGCCATAGCAACAGCACCTGACCTCCCTGTACTTGGTGGAGGCTGGGATGGATGGAGGGTGCTTTCTAAAGGTGGCCTGGACATGGGGACACTGGTTTGTGCCCCTGACATCCACCGGCCTCTCCTCCTGCAGAAACTTCCCCGAGTCCGTGAACACCAAGGGCCTCTGACCCAGTTTGGGGGCCACCCACCTCGGTGGCAGCCGATCTTCTGTGTCCTGCGTGGGGATGGCCGCCTGGAGTGGTTCAGCCACAGGGAGGTAAGCAAGTGTCTCTTGTCTCTTCCGTTCTGGCCTCACCAACGCACTCCCCTCAGCATGGGTTGGGGGTCCAGCTTCCAACGTggccctctttcctttcttcagttACCTAGTATGAATCGAGCGTCCCTATGAGATTGGCCTGGGATGGGTGACCATCTCTTGCTGGGCTGGGTAGGTAAATTGAGGTCCAGGCCAGGAGTAGGGATTTACTCATGGTCATCAGCAGAACGGAGGTTGAAACTGAGAGTCCTCTGTGTATCACATCTGGCTGGGGAATTTGGGCAGGTCATTTGTGcccctgggactcagtttccacctctgtgaaatgggatgatGGTGGTCCAGGCCACACGGggctgtgaggattcaatgaaataATCCTCAGACAATATTTGGGACTAGCCTAGCACACAGTGGGTGCTGGGTGCTTGACTACAGGGAGCGAGGTAGAGTGGGTGGAGGACTTCCCTAGCTAGCCCTAAGCCTTCCCCCAGTCCCACAGTTGGGACATGGAAGGCACTGTTTAGACCTGTCCCAAGCTGGTTCTCTGGATGCCTTTCGTAGGAATATGAAAATGGGGGCCATCCCTTGGGTTCCATGGCCTTGACAGGGTATACTGTCCTGACTTCCCAGCGTGAATATCTCCACCTATTGGACACTCTCTGCCCAGTCTCCTCAGGTAAGTTTCCTGGGACGTCAAGAGCAGGTTTCTTTAGTTTAGAATTGTTGACAGTTGGGGCCAAATCATTCTTTGCAGGGAGGGGGACaccctgtgcattgcaggatgttgaacaacatccctggcctccacccacttgATGGCAGTagcacacaccccccccccccccatgagaggtgtgacaatcaaaaatatctccagacatccTCAGGTATCCACTGGGGGTAGTATTGCCTTTGGGTGAGCACCCCAGCTCTAGCAAGAGAAATATCCACTCtcaacagagagagaaggagacttaGAACTCTGGACCAGAATCGAAGTAGCAAGGGTAAAACAATAAAACCTGGGTTCGGCAAGCATGTGGGGAGATGGGCACTGGTGGGTGGGCTGTGGCTGTAGGGCTGGGGTGACCAGCGATTTCTGCCTTTCGGATTACTGCATCTTCCTGTGGTCCCATCTATCACTCTGGAAATCAGAACCAAACACTGAGGATTTAGGACACCCCAAATTAattaaccaaaaagaaattcaCTCATTTTGTCCCCCCCAACAATCCCCCCAACAGTCCTCCCAATAATATCTCATTAGTATCACTTTTAAGCCCACTTTATAGGCAGGAAACCCGAGGTTCAGATAGAAAACCTGCGCCCTACACATAGAGCTAGCAGATGATTTGGCGGGGTTTGAATCTGGACCTGGCTGAACCCCCAGGGCAAGCAGGGCTCAGATCACATGCCCACTCAGCTTGATTGGTGGTGGCTGCCTAGGCCTCTGGGTTAAGGAGGATCCTGAGGCTGGGAAACAATGCTGGGATGGATTGCTGATGTCCGTCTGCCATGGGCCCACCTCCCCCTGGGACTGAGCTAGAATCAGGAGAGTGCAATTATGAAAGCGTAGCTCATCCTTATTGAGCAACTGCCCACCCTGGGGGCTCCTCTAAGCATGTCATGGGTGTTTTCATCTAGTGCACGGATGATTGTAAGAGTGAGTGCGTGAATGAAGACACAATCTCCTCTGCCCGCTTGCAGGAGAGCATACACAGGAAGAGTCTGACCCCCTCCTGGAAATGCCGGTGAACTTCCCCCTATTCCTGAAGCACCCCTTCCGCCGGcacttctgtttctctgcagCCACGGGAGAAGCGCAGCAAGCCTGGAGGCTAGCCCTACAGGGTGGCATCCGGCTCCGTGGCACAGGTGGGTCCTGGGAAAGGCCAGGCAGCTGTGGGTCTTGGAGTCTGAGGTAAGGTAGCTCTGCCCCTGCTGGCCATGGGGTCATCGTCTCCAAGCTTCTGGTTTCTTTATGAAATGGATTGTGGGGGGAGACAGAAGCGACAACTGGCAGTTACAAGTGACCCAGGCTGCAGGGCTGCGATGGGGACACAGCCCTGTGGCGGCTTAGCCTGGGAGATCAGGGAGGGCTACtcggaggaagggaggaagggatgtCAAGCCTGGGGTCTGACAAGGATAAGGGGCCAGCTAGGTGAAGAAGGGGAACAGGACCGACACATATGTTGAGCAGGTTGTTGAGTGCACAGATGGACCTATGTGGAGGGGCAGCAGGGGACTGAAGTGCAGCCCGGGCTGTGACTGTCCACAGTGGATGCTTTTTCCTAAATCGTATTATAAAGGTGCCTTATGGGCGGGTGATGATCCTGGGGCATCTTGTTCCCTGCAGAGGGCACTGCTTGTGCAAGGGTCTGGAGATGGGTGAGCCTTGGGCGTTCTGGGACCTGGTGAGGAGGTCGAAGGCTTCCTTCCCTGGGCGGTAGGGAGCCAGGCGGAggtgagagcaggggaggggtgggctggCACTGAGGAGCTGCCCCCTCAGTCCTGCAACGAAGTCAGGCCCCCGCCGCCCGTGCCTTCCTGGACGCCGTGAGACTCTATCGGCGGCACCAAGGCCACTTTGGCGACGACGATGTGACCCTGGGCTCGGACGCCGAGGTCAGTGCCAAGCAAGGCCGTCCCCGGGACCCTCTAGGCCCGCCGCAGCGCTCACGGTCCCCTCTCCCGCAGGTGCTGACCGGGGTGCTGATGCGGGAGCTGCTGCCGGCGCTGCGAGCCCAGACCCTGCCCGGCCTGCGGGGGGCCAGGCGCAACCGTGCCTGGGCCTGGACCGAGGTAGGAGCGGGGTCGCGGAGGTGGGGCCGGGACACGCGGGGGGACCGGATCCGGGGGCCCATCTCCCCCCTTCCTCGCCACTGTCCCCTAAACTCTCTCTGCGTCTCTCTGCGTCTCCGTCTCTCTGTTCTCGCACCCCCGCCCCATCTCGGCTTCCTCCCGCGCCTCTGGCCCGTGTGGGGTCCCCTCGGCCGGGCCGGGCAGCTCCTAGACGCAGTGCACGCCGCCGTCCTGGCCCAGGCCTCCGCCGGGCTCCGCGCCTTCCAGCCAGAAAAGGACGAGCTGCTCGCGGTCCTGGAGAAAACCCTCCGGCCCGACATGGACCAGATACTGCGGCAGCAGGAGCGCTTGGCTGGGAAGCTGCGGGGTGagccctgggggcggggcctgggcaggcaggggcggggccgggagcctgagaggtggagagagaaccTGGTGGGTGTAAGGGGTGGGGCCGAGAATCCCTACCCGAGACCCAGCTgggcagagcaggggagggggtgggggggaggaaggggaagaaagggcgtgggggggggggaatgggaggggaagaaagggcgGGCACAAGGGACGGGGTCTCAGTGAGCGTCTGGGCGTGGCCGAGGCTCCAGGATGCGAGACGAGGGCGGGGTCAAGAGGGCAGTCGGGGCGTGGAAGGGCGTTGGGTTAGGAATGGAGCGAGGGACACCCAGTGGCGAGACTGGTGGAGGCACAGGCAGTGGCCGACCTGACCCGGGATATCCCGGTCAGGTGGCGGAGGCTCCCACTCCGCTCAGTAACCAAGAGAACCGAGCTGGAATCCGGACTCTCCCTCTGGGGCGTGGGACTTTGAGCTGATTGCTGCCGtactcagagcctcagttttctctggTGTGAAATGATAGAAGAGGGTGCTCAGAGTCTGAGCTCCTGTCCTCCTCCTcgtgctgagcccagagctgcCTCCACCCCCTTTGCGGAGCACCTGTGGAGGAGACCCAGGCTACTGTCTTCCACTCCCAGTCGAGGTCCAGCGCCCCCTGGAGTCGTGCCTGCGCGGGAAGGTGGACACACAGCTGTCCCTGGTCACGCAAAAGCTGCTGAGCTCCATGGAAGCCGTGCTCTCGGCAGTGCAGACCCTCCTAGCTCAGGGCATGGACCGCCTGTCTCGCCATCTGCGTGGGAACTCCTCTGGCACGCAGCTGCGCAAGGAGGTGagctccagtgtgtgtgtgtgtgggggggtgttcaTCCGATGGACCGGCAGTGTGTTAACTTTACAGAAGAGTTTCATGGACTCTTTCATCTTTCTGTTTGAAAACCTCTTTTGAAAACCTTTCTTGAACTTTGTTCTAGGCTGCTTTTTACTTATTGTAGATCATCATGCTATGGTCACTGAGGGCACAGTTTAAAAACATGGTTGGGGGAGGAGTAAAATGACCAGAGTAGCATTTTAGCAATATGAGTCTGGAGTCACCTACCCTCAAATTCCTCCTCTTCCCATTCCCTGTTGTTGGAGCCCACCCCATTCCCTAAGCCAGTGAATTCTGCTCCACACAGGTCACCTCAGTTCTTCTGATATTAAATGAAGACCTACTAAGAGCCAGGAAAACTTCAACTCATTAAGCTTCCGTTTCATAATCATCTCCTCCAGGAActttccctgctccctctctgcaTCCACAGCTACttgtgtttccttcctcacagacGGGTTTACATGCCCCTGTAGTTGTTTATAGTTTATCTCCCCCAACTTTTCTGAGCTCCTTGAGGCCAAAGACCATATTGGATTACTCCATTTCTGCAGCCACAGAGCCCCCCAGCACAGAGAGGGCATCAGGTGGTGGGTGTAGATGTGACAAGGGCTGTGTTTGCCTATTTCTTCTCAATCATGCCAGCACTGCAtgttatccatttttttttcaggttttaccATTTTATGTCCATCACACCATACCTGTTActtttattatgcattttttgGGTAATGACTGAGGTGGGATgtatttccatttgcatttctcCTACTATGAATTGGCCGTGAGATCCTTGGCCCTGCTTTTCCTTCGACTGATGGTGCTTTTCTCACCTGCCTGCCATTGGAGCCCAGGTTTACTCATTTGGGGAGATGCCG is a window of Zalophus californianus isolate mZalCal1 chromosome 1, mZalCal1.pri.v2, whole genome shotgun sequence DNA encoding:
- the NIBAN3 gene encoding protein Niban 3 isoform X2; the encoded protein is MGGRPSSPLDKQQQQHLRGQVDTLLRNFLPCYRGQLGASVLRQISSELEPREPAGCQLMRSKKLPRVREHQGPLTQFGGHPPRWQPIFCVLRGDGRLEWFSHREEYENGGHPLGSMALTGYTVLTSQREYLHLLDTLCPVSSGEHTQEESDPLLEMPVNFPLFLKHPFRRHFCFSAATGEAQQAWRLALQGGIRLRGTVLQRSQAPAARAFLDAVRLYRRHQGHFGDDDVTLGSDAEVLTGVLMRELLPALRAQTLPGLRGARRNRAWAWTEVGAGSRRWGRDTRGDRIRGPISPLPRHCPLNSLCVSLRLRLSVLAPPPHLGFLPRLWPVWGPLGRAGQLLDAVHAAVLAQASAGLRAFQPEKDELLAVLEKTLRPDMDQILRQQERLAGKLRVEVQRPLESCLRGKVDTQLSLVTQKLLSSMEAVLSAVQTLLAQGMDRLSRHLRGNSSGTQLRKEVYSFGEMPWDPKLMQTCYREAERSQGSLGQLVVPFGFFGTQSLVFGAQDLAQQLMADAVTTFLQLADQCLTTALDCTQAAQQLEKVRGRVLKKFQSDSSLARSKFIRGWLLCIFLPFVLHQLERSCKVELLEFEGDVLAVGSPALTIEDIYKDIVQGVLLQRIDRELKKALGASDVSCTPDGCSEAPWDRTGVDEEAEAQRGTCPGQPGSGTEVRSLCPLPPPRTFRS
- the NIBAN3 gene encoding protein Niban 3 isoform X3, which gives rise to MGGRPSSPLDKQQQQHLRGQVDTLLRNFLPCYRGQLGASVLRQISSELEPREPAGCQLMRSKKLPRVREHQGPLTQFGGHPPRWQPIFCVLRGDGRLEWFSHREEYENGGHPLGSMALTGYTVLTSQREYLHLLDTLCPVSSGEHTQEESDPLLEMPVNFPLFLKHPFRRHFCFSAATGEAQQAWRLALQGGIRLRGTVLQRSQAPAARAFLDAVRLYRRHQGHFGDDDVTLGSDAEVLTGVLMRELLPALRAQTLPGLRGARRNRAWAWTELLDAVHAAVLAQASAGLRAFQPEKDELLAVLEKTLRPDMDQILRQQERLAGKLRELPPPPLRSTCGGDPGYCLPLPVEVQRPLESCLRGKVDTQLSLVTQKLLSSMEAVLSAVQTLLAQGMDRLSRHLRGNSSGTQLRKEVYSFGEMPWDPKLMQTCYREAERSQGSLGQLVVPFGFFGTQSLVFGAQDLAQQLMADAVTTFLQLADQCLTTALDCTQAAQQLEKVRGRVLKKFQSDSSLARSKFIRGWLLCIFLPFVLHQLERSCKVELLEFEGDVLAVGSPALTIEDIYKDIVQGVLLQRIDRELKKALGASDVSCTPDGCSEAPWDRTGVDEEAEAQRGTCPGQPGSGTEVRSLCPLPPPRTFRS
- the NIBAN3 gene encoding protein Niban 3 isoform X4 produces the protein MGGRPSSPLDKQQQQHLRGQVDTLLRNFLPCYRGQLGASVLRQISSELEPREPAGCQLMRSKKLPRVREHQGPLTQFGGHPPRWQPIFCVLRGDGRLEWFSHREEYENGGHPLGSMALTGYTVLTSQREYLHLLDTLCPVSSGEHTQEESDPLLEMPVNFPLFLKHPFRRHFCFSAATGEAQQAWRLALQGGIRLRGTVLQRSQAPAARAFLDAVRLYRRHQGHFGDDDVTLGSDAEVLTGVLMRELLPALRAQTLPGLRGARRNRAWAWTELLDAVHAAVLAQASAGLRAFQPEKDELLAVLEKTLRPDMDQILRQQERLAGKLRVEVQRPLESCLRGKVDTQLSLVTQKLLSSMEAVLSAVQTLLAQGMDRLSRHLRGNSSGTQLRKEVYSFGEMPWDPKLMQTCYREAERSQGSLGQLVVPFGFFGTQSLVFGAQDLAQQLMADAVTTFLQLADQCLTTALDCTQAAQQLEKVRGRVLKKFQSDSSLARSKFIRGWLLCIFLPFVLHQLERSCKVELLEFEGDVLAVGSPALTIEDIYKDIVQGVLLQRIDRELKKALGASDVSCTPDGCSEAPWDRTGVDEEAEAQRGTCPGQPGSGTEVRSLCPLPPPRTFRS
- the NIBAN3 gene encoding protein Niban 3 isoform X1: MGGRPSSPLDKQQQQHLRGQVDTLLRNFLPCYRGQLGASVLRQISSELEPREPAGCQLMRSKKLPRVREHQGPLTQFGGHPPRWQPIFCVLRGDGRLEWFSHREEYENGGHPLGSMALTGYTVLTSQREYLHLLDTLCPVSSGEHTQEESDPLLEMPVNFPLFLKHPFRRHFCFSAATGEAQQAWRLALQGGIRLRGTVLQRSQAPAARAFLDAVRLYRRHQGHFGDDDVTLGSDAEVLTGVLMRELLPALRAQTLPGLRGARRNRAWAWTEVGAGSRRWGRDTRGDRIRGPISPLPRHCPLNSLCVSLRLRLSVLAPPPHLGFLPRLWPVWGPLGRAGQLLDAVHAAVLAQASAGLRAFQPEKDELLAVLEKTLRPDMDQILRQQERLAGKLRELPPPPLRSTCGGDPGYCLPLPVEVQRPLESCLRGKVDTQLSLVTQKLLSSMEAVLSAVQTLLAQGMDRLSRHLRGNSSGTQLRKEVYSFGEMPWDPKLMQTCYREAERSQGSLGQLVVPFGFFGTQSLVFGAQDLAQQLMADAVTTFLQLADQCLTTALDCTQAAQQLEKVRGRVLKKFQSDSSLARSKFIRGWLLCIFLPFVLHQLERSCKVELLEFEGDVLAVGSPALTIEDIYKDIVQGVLLQRIDRELKKALGASDVSCTPDGCSEAPWDRTGVDEEAEAQRGTCPGQPGSGTEVRSLCPLPPPRTFRS